The nucleotide window ATACCTCCCAAGTTCCGTCCGCTCAAAGACCGcctcaacatcatcatcacccgctccgcccctcccccttcaCTGCctgcagcgtcgtcgtcatcgtccggACTCCCCTCATCAGtagccgccgcagcaccgTCAGCTtcaacgacggcagcaggctcgtcatcagccgcagcagcaccggcgccgacgaccctCTACACCGCGGAACCCGTACGCGTCCCCTCGCTCGAGCACGCGCTGCAGTACGCCCAggcacacgccgccgccctcgggcgcgtcttcgtcatgggcggcgcgcaaatctacgacgccgccctgcgcctgcccgccgcgcggcgcgtcCTGCTTACCGCCATCGAGCGCGACTTTGACTGCGACACCTTCTTTCCGCTTCGCCTGGTGGACGgtgagggcgacgccgacgacggtgggTGGGCGAAGAGGTCGCG belongs to Purpureocillium takamizusanense chromosome 1, complete sequence and includes:
- a CDS encoding Dihydrofolate reductase (COG:H~EggNog:ENOG503P56D), whose product is MQPLELTLIVAATRNMGIGAHGTMPWTGLRKEMQYFARVTTRLPPQAPAGAVNAVIMGRKTWDSIPPKFRPLKDRLNIIITRSAPPPSLPAASSSSSGLPSSVAAAAPSASTTAAGSSSAAAAPAPTTLYTAEPVRVPSLEHALQYAQAHAAALGRVFVMGGAQIYDAALRLPAARRVLLTAIERDFDCDTFFPLRLVDGEGDADDGGWAKRSRADLRAWTGEEALPDGPQEEAGTRYEFQMWEKVALK
- a CDS encoding Dihydrofolate reductase (COG:H~EggNog:ENOG503P56D) — translated: MGRKTWDSIPPKFRPLKDRLNIIITRSAPPPSLPAASSSSSGLPSSVAAAAPSASTTAAGSSSAAAAPAPTTLYTAEPVRVPSLEHALQYAQAHAAALGRVFVMGGAQIYDAALRLPAARRVLLTAIERDFDCDTFFPLRLVDGEGDADDGGWAKRSRADLRAWTGEEALPDGPQEEAGTRYEFQMWEKVALK